The proteins below come from a single Acidobacteriota bacterium genomic window:
- a CDS encoding IPT/TIG domain-containing protein: protein MKSPSGWLHSGFAKGLVLLFVGAAIVAQAQVYTPLYNYGTNTGDPLNPTPFSQMTQGRDGRIYSTTAFGGAHSGGAAYAITTSGSLTVINSFGAYPAATAPWSGLTLGTDGFFYGTTTGGGAHISGTAFKLSDTGVYTNLWDFTGNTDQGVPEAPLVLGADGSMYGTSDGVYSGQYGTAFKISSKGKLTTLHPFKFTDGAVPYGLILGLDGNFYGVTRLGDSNQLNLGSIIKMTKAGKITVLHAFGGTANNDGSLPIGGIVQANDGVIYGTTYGGGTKNWGTVFKISPTGKDYVVLHNFDRTVDINDGIQPLGGLALGTDGNVYGTTGGGGKQNDGALFRVTPAGAYSTVYSFCPASGCKDGFFPQTGMVQHTNGKFYGATESGGETVNGGEFFSLDMGLGPFVNLVSVWGKVGSTIEVLGQGFTGTTSVKLGGTAASFNVVSDTYLTATVPAGSSGVVTVATPAGTLTSSRKFFVTPLITSFTPTSGPVGTHVVISGKGLIQATKVAFGSKSATFTVNSDTQVTATVPSGAVTNKISITTPGGKASSTAKFTVTP from the coding sequence ATGAAGTCACCGTCTGGCTGGTTGCATTCCGGGTTCGCGAAGGGACTGGTATTGCTCTTCGTTGGTGCGGCGATCGTCGCGCAGGCGCAGGTCTATACGCCGCTCTATAACTACGGCACCAACACCGGCGATCCGCTCAACCCGACGCCTTTCAGCCAGATGACGCAGGGTCGCGACGGCCGTATCTACAGCACGACCGCTTTCGGTGGAGCGCATTCCGGCGGAGCCGCCTATGCCATCACGACCAGCGGCAGCCTGACGGTCATCAACAGTTTCGGGGCGTATCCCGCGGCCACCGCGCCCTGGAGTGGCTTGACTCTCGGCACCGACGGATTCTTCTATGGAACCACCACCGGTGGTGGTGCACACATCTCCGGAACCGCATTCAAGCTCAGCGATACCGGTGTGTACACTAATCTGTGGGACTTCACGGGAAACACCGATCAGGGTGTCCCCGAAGCTCCCCTGGTGCTGGGCGCTGACGGAAGCATGTACGGGACGAGTGACGGTGTGTACTCAGGACAGTATGGGACTGCGTTTAAGATCAGTTCCAAGGGCAAGCTGACGACTCTTCATCCGTTCAAGTTCACCGATGGCGCAGTTCCCTATGGGCTGATCCTGGGCCTCGACGGCAACTTCTATGGCGTGACCAGGCTCGGCGACTCCAACCAACTCAATTTGGGCTCGATCATCAAGATGACCAAAGCCGGTAAGATCACCGTCCTGCACGCTTTCGGGGGCACGGCCAACAATGATGGATCGCTCCCGATTGGAGGCATCGTTCAGGCCAACGATGGCGTCATCTACGGTACCACCTATGGCGGTGGCACCAAGAACTGGGGCACCGTGTTCAAGATCTCTCCCACCGGAAAAGACTATGTGGTTCTGCACAATTTTGACCGGACCGTGGACATCAACGACGGAATCCAGCCGCTCGGAGGGCTGGCGCTGGGCACTGACGGCAACGTCTATGGAACCACGGGCGGTGGGGGCAAGCAGAATGATGGAGCGCTGTTCCGCGTGACTCCGGCAGGAGCGTATTCCACGGTCTACAGTTTCTGTCCTGCGTCGGGCTGCAAGGATGGCTTCTTCCCGCAAACAGGAATGGTGCAACACACCAACGGCAAGTTCTATGGGGCCACCGAATCGGGTGGTGAAACAGTAAATGGCGGCGAGTTCTTCAGCCTCGATATGGGACTGGGGCCGTTTGTAAATCTGGTTTCTGTGTGGGGCAAGGTTGGGTCCACGATTGAAGTGCTCGGGCAGGGATTCACGGGGACTACCAGCGTCAAGCTGGGCGGGACGGCCGCCAGCTTCAACGTTGTCTCCGATACTTATCTGACTGCGACGGTACCGGCAGGATCGTCTGGCGTTGTCACAGTCGCAACGCCTGCGGGAACGTTAACCAGCAGCCGCAAGTTTTTTGTAACTCCGTTGATCACCAGCTTCACTCCCACCAGCGGTCCGGTCGGGACGCATGTCGTGATCAGCGGCAAAGGTCTGATTCAGGCCACGAAAGTTGCCTTCGGCAGCAAGAGCGCAACGTTCACGGTGAACTCCGACACGCAAGTGACGGCCACCGTGCCATCCGGCGCCGTGACCAACAAGATCTCGATCACGACACCCGGAGGCAAAGCGAGTAGCACGGCAAAATTCACGGTCACGCCGTAA
- a CDS encoding 4Fe-4S binding protein — protein sequence MATQSQSEITVAPPQGIISATSQETPRSLPKPKKKLIRRTDRDHSQITRRSFQVAFLLLNLWMGTQFYFWVRQYEPGGAATSVARPAGVEGWLPIAALMNMKYLLLTGHVPSLHPAGLFLLISFLAMSFLFRKAFCSWLCPVGTLSEYLWQLGRKIFRRNFHLPRWLDAFFRGLKYLLLGFFVWAVSSMAVDELAAFMNSPYGVIADVKMLNFFRHMGETGAIVLGVLVVASLFIQNFWCRYLCPYGALLGITSLFSPARIRRNPETCIDCAKCAKACPSALPVDQLVTIKSAECTGCLECVAVCPARDTLNLSFPAIPKLVPAAPRISTWAMAAGIAVLFFGIVGFAKTSGYWDSHVSSATYQQLVPHADEARHPMPGEK from the coding sequence ATGGCGACTCAATCTCAATCCGAAATTACTGTCGCACCGCCGCAAGGCATCATCTCCGCGACCAGCCAAGAGACTCCGCGCTCACTCCCAAAGCCGAAAAAGAAACTGATCCGCAGAACCGACCGCGACCATTCCCAGATCACGCGCCGCAGTTTTCAAGTTGCATTTCTGCTGCTGAACCTCTGGATGGGTACACAGTTTTATTTCTGGGTTCGGCAGTATGAGCCTGGTGGCGCGGCAACTTCTGTTGCCCGTCCGGCGGGAGTGGAGGGCTGGCTCCCGATCGCGGCACTGATGAACATGAAATACCTGCTGCTCACCGGACACGTACCGTCCCTGCATCCGGCGGGCTTATTCCTTCTGATCTCGTTTCTCGCGATGTCGTTCCTGTTTCGTAAGGCCTTCTGCAGCTGGCTGTGTCCGGTAGGAACGCTGTCGGAATACTTGTGGCAGCTGGGACGAAAAATCTTCCGCCGGAATTTTCATCTGCCGCGCTGGCTTGACGCCTTCTTCCGCGGACTGAAGTATCTGCTCCTCGGCTTTTTCGTTTGGGCCGTGAGTTCCATGGCAGTCGACGAACTCGCCGCCTTCATGAACAGCCCGTACGGCGTCATTGCCGACGTAAAGATGCTCAACTTCTTCCGCCACATGGGAGAGACCGGCGCGATCGTACTCGGCGTGCTGGTCGTAGCGTCGTTGTTCATCCAGAATTTCTGGTGCCGCTACCTGTGTCCCTACGGCGCGTTACTGGGGATCACATCCCTGTTCAGTCCGGCACGCATCCGCCGCAATCCGGAAACCTGCATTGATTGCGCGAAGTGCGCGAAAGCTTGTCCCTCGGCACTGCCAGTCGATCAGCTAGTCACGATCAAATCAGCCGAATGTACCGGATGCCTGGAGTGTGTAGCCGTCTGCCCGGCCAGAGACACACTCAATTTATCGTTTCCGGCAATTCCGAAACTGGTTCCCGCCGCGCCACGAATTTCGACATGGGCTATGGCCGCGGGGATTGCCGTGCTGTTCTTCGGCATCGTTGGCTTCGCGAAAACTTCGGGCTATTGGGACTCGCACGTATCGAGCGCCACCTACCAGCAACTCGTTCCGCACGCCGATGAAGCCCGGCATCCCATGCCGGGTGAGAAGTAA
- a CDS encoding bifunctional 5,10-methylenetetrahydrofolate dehydrogenase/5,10-methenyltetrahydrofolate cyclohydrolase: protein MAAKILDGTKMAAEIRAEVAAEVKTMAAGGLRPGLAVVLVGHNPASEVYVRGKVKSCEEVGIYSEKHTPPDTASTKDLLDLVADLNRRDEIDGILVQLPLPSQVDAKKILLAVDPAKDVDGFHPMNVGYLSTQRPGLVPCTPAGVMEILKRTGIPVAGQEAVVVGRSDIVGKPVAMLLLNANATVTVCHSKTRDLPGVCRKADILVAAIGQAGMITRNFVKPGATVIDVGMNKVSERSEFDRLFAGNKKREETFLTKGSTLVGDVHPEVADVAGALTPVPGGVGPLTIAMLMANTVKAAKLRRGQK from the coding sequence ATGGCAGCGAAAATCCTGGATGGCACCAAAATGGCGGCGGAAATCCGCGCGGAAGTGGCCGCGGAAGTGAAGACCATGGCGGCAGGGGGCCTGCGTCCCGGGCTGGCGGTAGTTTTGGTCGGGCACAATCCTGCGTCGGAAGTCTATGTGCGCGGCAAGGTGAAGAGCTGCGAAGAAGTGGGCATCTACAGCGAGAAGCATACCCCGCCGGACACGGCGTCCACAAAGGACCTGCTCGACCTGGTCGCGGACTTGAATCGTCGAGATGAAATCGACGGCATCCTCGTGCAGTTGCCTTTGCCTTCGCAGGTAGACGCCAAGAAGATTCTGCTGGCGGTTGATCCTGCAAAAGATGTGGACGGTTTCCACCCCATGAATGTCGGATATCTTTCGACTCAGCGACCGGGGCTGGTACCCTGCACTCCGGCGGGCGTGATGGAAATCCTGAAACGAACCGGCATTCCCGTTGCGGGACAAGAAGCGGTTGTGGTGGGACGCAGTGACATCGTGGGCAAGCCGGTTGCCATGCTGCTCCTGAATGCGAATGCGACCGTGACCGTATGCCACTCCAAGACGCGCGATCTGCCGGGCGTCTGCCGGAAGGCAGACATCCTGGTGGCGGCAATCGGACAGGCGGGCATGATCACGCGCAATTTCGTGAAGCCTGGTGCGACCGTGATTGATGTGGGCATGAACAAAGTCAGCGAGCGCTCGGAATTCGATCGTCTGTTTGCTGGGAACAAAAAACGCGAAGAGACGTTTCTCACCAAAGGATCGACGCTGGTGGGAGACGTTCATCCGGAAGTGGCGGACGTGGCGGGTGCACTGACTCCGGTACCCGGAGGCGTGGGTCCGCTCACGATTGCGATGTTGATGGCCAATACCGTGAAGGCGGCGAAGCTGCGAAGAGGTCAGAAGTAA
- a CDS encoding vitamin K epoxide reductase family protein yields the protein MKWILVILCVVGITASSLALREHYREGDSPCSINERWDCGIVNKSPFAVIMGIPVAAIGIVGYLLLAALAYKRAYRLMLLAILPALGFSLRLAHIEASVLGVWCIYCAISLGVISLLTLLDLGIVLAQWMRRPGGAIQT from the coding sequence ATGAAATGGATCCTGGTAATCCTGTGTGTGGTGGGAATCACGGCCTCGTCACTGGCCCTGCGCGAACACTACCGCGAAGGCGATTCCCCGTGCAGCATCAACGAACGCTGGGACTGCGGGATCGTTAACAAGAGTCCCTTCGCAGTAATCATGGGCATTCCAGTGGCCGCCATTGGAATTGTGGGGTATCTCCTGCTGGCTGCGCTCGCTTACAAACGAGCCTACCGCCTGATGTTGCTCGCGATCTTGCCCGCCCTCGGATTCTCGCTCCGCCTCGCCCACATCGAAGCCAGTGTGCTGGGAGTCTGGTGTATCTACTGCGCGATTTCGCTGGGAGTGATTTCGTTGCTCACGCTACTGGATCTGGGAATAGTTCTAGCGCAGTGGATGCGCCGGCCGGGTGGCGCGATCCAAACCTAG
- the ybaK gene encoding Cys-tRNA(Pro) deacylase, whose product MPAKTNAARLLDQLEIRYELREYEVDPEDLAAETVAAKIGLPAEQVFKTLVARGDRNGVCLAVIPGDQELDLKSLASAAGERKIQLVPMKELQGLTGYIRGGVTALAGKRDYPVYVDETIELFDVVSISAGMRGLQILVAPADYLRATRGSLAAIGHPKK is encoded by the coding sequence GTGCCTGCGAAGACGAATGCCGCGCGTTTGCTTGACCAGTTGGAAATCCGATACGAATTGCGCGAGTACGAGGTTGATCCCGAAGATCTGGCGGCCGAGACGGTGGCGGCCAAGATCGGGCTGCCCGCCGAGCAAGTGTTCAAGACCCTGGTCGCGCGCGGGGATCGCAACGGAGTTTGCCTCGCAGTCATCCCCGGAGATCAGGAACTGGATTTGAAATCACTGGCGAGTGCTGCAGGTGAGCGGAAGATTCAACTCGTCCCGATGAAAGAGCTGCAGGGACTGACCGGGTACATTCGAGGTGGCGTGACCGCTCTGGCGGGCAAGCGGGACTACCCTGTATACGTCGATGAGACCATCGAATTGTTTGACGTGGTTTCCATTTCGGCGGGCATGCGCGGATTGCAGATTCTGGTTGCGCCCGCCGACTACCTGCGGGCGACTCGCGGAAGCCTGGCGGCGATCGGGCATCCGAAGAAGTAG
- a CDS encoding sulfite exporter TauE/SafE family protein produces the protein MDLHTYIFLFVAGVLGGALNAVAGGGSFIAFPALMFAGVPPIPANATNTVALWVGVTASSGAYRKHFDISRRVMVPLAVTSVIGGIGGAFLLLRTPANTFLHVLPWLMLGATLLFLFGGRLARGSKNGLAHDATVTAIAVAAIFELVVAVYGGYFGGGVGIMNLAMLAALGMTDIHAMNALKVVLGGIINAMAVVTFTVAKAVAWKPGVIMIAGAIVGGYFGAHYAQKLPQPWIRAFVIAVGTGMTVYFFWKAYL, from the coding sequence TTGGACCTTCACACATACATCTTCCTCTTCGTTGCCGGAGTACTGGGCGGAGCGCTCAATGCGGTTGCCGGGGGCGGCAGTTTCATTGCGTTTCCGGCGCTGATGTTCGCCGGCGTTCCTCCGATTCCCGCGAACGCCACGAACACGGTCGCTCTGTGGGTTGGCGTCACCGCCAGTTCGGGCGCTTACCGGAAGCATTTCGATATCTCGCGGCGGGTGATGGTGCCGCTCGCCGTCACCAGCGTCATCGGAGGAATCGGCGGCGCGTTTCTTCTGCTCCGAACTCCGGCCAATACTTTTTTGCACGTGCTGCCCTGGCTCATGTTGGGAGCAACCTTGCTGTTCTTGTTCGGCGGGCGCCTGGCGCGCGGATCAAAAAATGGACTGGCGCACGATGCCACGGTCACAGCGATTGCCGTCGCCGCAATCTTTGAGTTGGTGGTTGCGGTATACGGAGGCTACTTCGGCGGTGGCGTGGGGATCATGAACCTGGCCATGCTGGCCGCGCTCGGGATGACTGACATCCACGCCATGAACGCGTTGAAGGTTGTACTGGGCGGCATCATCAATGCCATGGCCGTAGTGACATTCACGGTGGCGAAGGCCGTCGCCTGGAAGCCGGGAGTGATCATGATCGCGGGCGCGATTGTCGGTGGATACTTCGGCGCCCACTACGCACAGAAACTTCCGCAACCGTGGATCCGCGCTTTCGTCATCGCCGTGGGAACAGGGATGACGGTGTACTTCTTCTGGAAGGCATACCTCTAG
- a CDS encoding nuclear transport factor 2 family protein, translating into MIKKISLLMLIACLAMAGFAQKAAKASSGGGVDRAYLQKIWDGWGAMDAAHQKQFYAQGPHVFFDIAPLKYGGWDEYQAGVGQALADFKAAKFIVNDDLQIHKSGDAYWITSTVAFDMTHKSGKRDMGQFRWTAVLEKHDGQWLVVHEHVSAPMG; encoded by the coding sequence ATGATCAAGAAAATATCGCTATTGATGTTGATCGCCTGCCTGGCGATGGCCGGCTTCGCCCAGAAGGCAGCCAAAGCAAGCTCTGGTGGTGGGGTAGACCGGGCCTACTTGCAGAAAATTTGGGACGGCTGGGGCGCGATGGATGCCGCTCACCAGAAGCAGTTCTACGCGCAAGGTCCACACGTATTTTTCGACATCGCCCCGCTCAAATATGGCGGCTGGGACGAGTATCAAGCGGGCGTCGGACAGGCGCTTGCCGACTTCAAGGCTGCGAAATTTATCGTCAACGACGACCTTCAGATCCACAAGTCCGGAGATGCCTACTGGATCACTTCCACGGTCGCTTTCGACATGACGCACAAATCCGGCAAGCGCGACATGGGACAGTTCCGCTGGACCGCTGTCCTCGAAAAACATGATGGCCAGTGGTTGGTCGTGCACGAGCACGTCTCGGCGCCGATGGGATAA
- a CDS encoding dephospho-CoA kinase has translation MLKVGLTGGIASGKSVVGEMFVKLGAHLIRADDVAHQLMQPGQAVYNEVVRRFGREILDPDGRINRPRLAAMAFGTASGAARVEELNAIVHPAVVRYENEWMDEVGRNDPRAIAIVEAALILEAGVADRFDRLLVVTCSPEQRVERFARRLGISVESARAEVTRRMAAQFSEEEKVKAADFVIDNSGSLDATEEQVRRVFATLREAAARNQ, from the coding sequence TTGCTTAAAGTAGGCCTTACCGGCGGGATTGCGAGCGGCAAATCGGTCGTGGGCGAAATGTTCGTCAAGCTGGGCGCCCACTTGATCCGCGCCGACGACGTTGCGCATCAACTGATGCAGCCGGGACAAGCTGTTTACAACGAAGTGGTGCGGCGCTTTGGGCGTGAAATCCTTGATCCTGATGGGCGCATCAATCGGCCTCGCTTGGCCGCGATGGCGTTTGGAACCGCGAGCGGGGCGGCGCGCGTCGAGGAACTGAACGCCATTGTCCATCCCGCCGTGGTCAGATATGAGAATGAATGGATGGACGAAGTGGGCCGCAACGATCCGCGAGCGATTGCAATCGTCGAGGCGGCGCTTATCCTGGAAGCAGGCGTGGCAGACCGGTTTGACCGGTTGCTGGTGGTCACGTGCAGCCCGGAGCAAAGAGTGGAACGCTTCGCCCGCCGGCTTGGAATTTCGGTGGAGTCGGCCCGCGCCGAAGTGACCCGCCGCATGGCCGCCCAATTTTCCGAAGAAGAGAAAGTAAAAGCCGCAGATTTCGTGATCGACAATTCCGGATCTCTCGATGCGACCGAAGAGCAGGTCCGGCGCGTATTCGCCACCCTGCGCGAGGCGGCCGCACGAAACCAGTAG
- a CDS encoding radical SAM protein, producing the protein MASTAVQIRRNYKAATRNVHGLWQIIKALASTDHPLLAHLIPIRRCNLSCTYCNEYDDFSKPVPTEEMLRRVDLLGALGTSVVTISGGEPLLHPDLDDIIRQMVKRRIVSGLITNGYLLTADRIQRLNRAGLEWLQISIDNVNPDEVSKKSLKVLDKKLQLLAEHADFHVNINSVVGGGVSNPQDALQIGKRALALGFSSTVGIIHDGQGQLQPLKDDEKAVYHEMQNLERRSFTRINAFQDNIAQGRPNQWRCRAGARYLYICEDGLVHYCSQQRGYPGIPLEKYTVADIRREFYAEKSCAPHCTVSCVHQVSVVDGWRAPQHPAPVAPSGLVQIE; encoded by the coding sequence ATGGCATCAACAGCAGTCCAAATTCGGCGGAATTACAAAGCGGCGACCCGGAACGTTCACGGGCTGTGGCAGATCATCAAGGCGCTCGCCTCGACGGATCATCCCCTGCTCGCGCATCTGATTCCGATCCGGCGCTGTAATTTGTCGTGCACCTATTGCAATGAGTACGACGACTTCTCGAAACCGGTTCCGACCGAAGAGATGCTTCGGCGCGTGGATCTTTTAGGCGCCTTGGGAACATCCGTGGTCACGATCAGCGGTGGAGAGCCTCTGCTGCATCCCGATCTTGACGACATCATCCGGCAAATGGTGAAACGGCGCATCGTTTCCGGGCTGATCACCAACGGCTACCTGCTGACTGCGGATCGCATTCAGCGCCTCAATCGCGCGGGACTGGAATGGCTGCAGATTTCGATCGACAACGTGAATCCGGACGAGGTTTCGAAGAAGAGCCTGAAGGTTCTCGACAAGAAGTTACAACTGCTGGCCGAACATGCCGACTTTCACGTGAACATTAATTCCGTGGTGGGTGGGGGCGTGAGCAATCCGCAGGACGCGCTCCAGATCGGCAAGCGCGCGCTGGCACTGGGCTTCAGTTCGACGGTCGGGATCATTCACGATGGCCAGGGACAGCTGCAGCCGCTGAAGGACGACGAAAAAGCGGTGTATCACGAGATGCAGAATCTCGAGCGGCGCAGCTTCACGCGCATCAATGCGTTTCAGGACAACATCGCGCAGGGGCGTCCGAATCAGTGGCGCTGCCGGGCCGGTGCGCGCTATCTGTACATCTGCGAGGACGGCCTCGTCCATTATTGTTCGCAGCAGCGTGGCTATCCGGGGATTCCGCTGGAAAAATATACCGTTGCCGACATCAGGCGCGAGTTTTATGCGGAGAAATCCTGTGCACCGCACTGCACAGTGTCGTGCGTGCATCAGGTTTCAGTGGTCGATGGGTGGCGAGCGCCACAACATCCAGCCCCAGTGGCTCCGAGCGGGCTCGTTCAGATCGAGTAA
- a CDS encoding DUF1684 domain-containing protein, which yields MKKTLVLYAALVLALAPLAFAADTPAAPDWQRDLLTWREKRAAALQTPEGWLSLIGLEWLKDGDNTVGSAADNKIQIAKAPAHLAVVRLEKGGALRLLPPSGGFPKDMAVDGHPAQEQALLSDDSPNRSKLSLGGLTIIIIHRDERYGLRIKDAQAATRTGFHGLHWYAPNAAYRVHAKWIPYNPPKMLDIPTILGTVSKMPAPGAAEFTIDGQVYRLEPVLEDPEDTTLFFILRDATSKTTTYGAGRFLYTDLPDHGLTQPGELWLDFNRAENPPCSFTPYATCPLPPVQNRLTVAIPAGEQRYHD from the coding sequence ATGAAGAAAACACTGGTTCTCTACGCCGCTCTGGTCCTTGCGTTGGCCCCGTTAGCCTTCGCCGCCGATACCCCCGCCGCTCCCGACTGGCAGCGCGATCTGCTCACCTGGAGAGAGAAGCGGGCAGCCGCACTGCAGACGCCGGAAGGCTGGCTTTCCCTCATCGGGCTGGAATGGCTGAAGGACGGCGACAACACCGTTGGATCCGCGGCTGACAACAAGATTCAGATTGCCAAGGCTCCGGCCCATCTCGCGGTTGTGCGTTTGGAAAAAGGCGGTGCGCTGCGACTGCTCCCGCCGTCGGGCGGGTTTCCGAAAGACATGGCGGTCGACGGTCATCCCGCGCAAGAGCAAGCCTTGCTCTCGGACGACAGTCCCAATCGCTCCAAGCTTTCGCTCGGCGGCCTGACGATCATCATCATTCACCGCGACGAGCGCTACGGGTTGCGAATCAAGGACGCGCAAGCCGCCACCCGCACCGGCTTTCACGGACTGCACTGGTATGCACCCAACGCCGCGTATCGGGTTCACGCCAAGTGGATTCCGTACAATCCGCCGAAGATGCTGGATATTCCCACGATCCTCGGCACGGTCAGCAAGATGCCTGCCCCAGGAGCTGCGGAGTTCACGATCGATGGCCAAGTTTATCGACTCGAGCCCGTACTTGAGGACCCGGAAGATACGACTTTGTTTTTTATCCTTCGCGACGCGACCAGCAAGACGACCACCTACGGCGCGGGAAGATTCCTGTACACCGATCTGCCTGACCACGGATTGACGCAGCCCGGCGAACTCTGGCTCGATTTCAATCGTGCGGAGAATCCGCCGTGCTCGTTCACACCGTATGCGACGTGTCCTTTGCCGCCCGTGCAGAATCGTTTGACCGTTGCCATTCCGGCGGGAGAGCAGCGCTATCATGACTAG
- a CDS encoding phage holin family protein, whose translation MRLLLNWVLSALAVWIVSQVVPGIHVNSAMTALIAALVIGLVNATIGFLIKVLTFPLTLITLGLFWFVINALMLELASVLVRGFEVQGFLAAFIGAIVLSIVSSILHWLVMPKKTN comes from the coding sequence ATGCGCCTGTTGCTGAACTGGGTTTTAAGCGCTCTGGCCGTGTGGATCGTGTCGCAAGTCGTGCCCGGCATTCACGTGAACAGCGCGATGACCGCTCTCATTGCCGCGTTGGTGATCGGTCTGGTCAACGCGACGATCGGATTTCTTATCAAAGTCCTCACCTTCCCTTTGACGCTGATCACGCTCGGCCTGTTCTGGTTCGTGATCAACGCGCTGATGCTGGAACTCGCGTCCGTCCTCGTGAGGGGATTCGAAGTACAGGGCTTCCTCGCCGCTTTCATTGGCGCGATCGTACTCTCGATCGTCAGTTCGATCCTGCACTGGCTGGTGATGCCGAAGAAGACAAACTGA
- a CDS encoding HAD family hydrolase — MNTGTNDRSLGTVFLFDVDNTLIDNDRVAADLKRHLLATVGEASEQRYWDIFEKLRSELGYADYLGALQRYRVEMPREAKLLEVSYFMINYPFANRLYPESLDAVEHVKQSGKAVILSDGDVVFQPRKVDRSGLYETFESQVLIYVHKEHELADVEAKYPAQHYVMVDDKVRLLTAIKQYWGKRVTTVFPRQGHYALDEELVAQFPKPDITLGRIGELKNYSAEQILSAAG; from the coding sequence GTGAATACTGGAACGAATGATCGCAGCCTTGGCACGGTGTTCCTGTTTGATGTCGACAATACTCTGATCGACAACGACCGGGTGGCCGCCGACCTCAAGCGCCATCTCCTGGCAACCGTCGGGGAAGCCTCCGAACAACGTTATTGGGACATCTTCGAAAAATTGCGCTCTGAACTTGGCTACGCCGACTATCTGGGCGCGCTGCAGCGCTATCGGGTCGAAATGCCGCGCGAGGCAAAGTTGCTGGAAGTTTCCTACTTCATGATCAACTATCCGTTCGCGAACCGGCTGTATCCGGAATCCCTCGACGCCGTCGAGCACGTGAAACAGTCCGGCAAAGCTGTGATCCTGAGCGACGGCGATGTCGTTTTCCAGCCTCGCAAGGTCGACCGCTCCGGCCTATATGAAACGTTCGAAAGCCAGGTCCTGATCTACGTTCACAAGGAGCACGAACTTGCCGATGTCGAAGCGAAGTATCCGGCGCAGCACTACGTGATGGTTGATGACAAGGTCCGCCTGCTGACGGCAATCAAGCAGTACTGGGGGAAGCGCGTCACCACGGTATTTCCCCGCCAGGGCCACTACGCGCTGGATGAAGAACTGGTCGCGCAATTTCCGAAACCCGACATCACGCTGGGAAGAATCGGAGAGTTGAAAAACTATTCTGCGGAACAAATACTGTCGGCCGCCGGGTGA
- a CDS encoding DUF4188 domain-containing protein — MPTKVNRQTVDLSGFPNLVVIYLGMRVNRLTGLKTLLGFGPGISSSAAAQPDGLLLHEPVLYSLFPPHVGMRQYWRDLESLMAWTRSDPHRQWWKTFLKNSSGTGFWHETYFRAGGMEAVYDDMPEAIGFMRFAPVVPARGAMFGASSRAGQKPAAAPVLSEQDLYDGSSA, encoded by the coding sequence ATGCCAACGAAAGTGAATCGCCAGACCGTCGACCTCTCCGGATTTCCCAACCTGGTCGTGATCTACCTGGGCATGCGCGTCAACCGGCTGACCGGATTGAAAACCTTGCTGGGCTTTGGCCCCGGGATTTCTTCCTCCGCCGCCGCCCAACCCGATGGCTTGCTGCTGCACGAACCGGTCCTCTATTCCTTGTTTCCTCCGCATGTCGGGATGCGGCAATACTGGCGCGATCTGGAATCACTAATGGCCTGGACTCGCTCCGATCCCCACCGGCAGTGGTGGAAGACTTTTCTGAAGAATTCCAGCGGAACCGGCTTCTGGCACGAAACCTACTTCCGCGCCGGCGGCATGGAAGCCGTCTACGATGACATGCCCGAAGCCATTGGCTTCATGCGCTTTGCGCCCGTAGTTCCCGCGCGGGGAGCCATGTTTGGAGCATCCAGCCGAGCAGGCCAGAAACCCGCGGCAGCACCCGTCCTCTCGGAACAGGACTTATATGATGGCTCTTCGGCCTAA